In Buchnera aphidicola (Brachycaudus tragopogonis), the following are encoded in one genomic region:
- the yihA gene encoding ribosome biogenesis GTP-binding protein YihA/YsxC gives MKSLDYKKTKFFKSYSNIHDIETQDGFEVAFVGYSNSGKSSAINSLTGQKKLARFSKTPGRTQLINFFKVVSDFRIVDLPGYGYAKAPILVRKKWEKKVYNYLEQRIQLKSLVLLMDIRYPLKKLDQKIINIAKNNKISILILLTKCDKITVNQQKIQLHMVYKQLDSLLDFFQIELFSSTKKIGIKKLELQLNDWYNQNFNN, from the coding sequence GTGAAATCATTAGATTATAAAAAAACAAAATTTTTTAAAAGTTATTCCAACATACATGATATTGAAACTCAAGATGGTTTTGAAGTTGCGTTTGTTGGTTATTCTAATTCAGGAAAATCTAGTGCTATTAATTCATTAACTGGTCAAAAAAAATTAGCTCGTTTTAGTAAAACTCCTGGTAGAACACAATTAATTAATTTCTTTAAAGTAGTTTCGGATTTTAGGATAGTTGATCTTCCTGGATATGGTTATGCTAAAGCACCTATATTAGTGAGAAAAAAATGGGAAAAAAAAGTGTACAATTATTTAGAACAACGCATACAATTAAAAAGTTTGGTATTATTAATGGATATTAGATATCCTTTAAAAAAACTTGATCAAAAAATCATTAATATAGCGAAAAATAATAAAATTTCTATTTTAATTCTTTTAACTAAATGTGATAAAATTACAGTTAATCAGCAAAAAATTCAATTGCATATGGTATATAAACAACTAGATTCATTATTAGATTTTTTTCAAATTGAATTATTTTCATCTACTAAAAAGATAGGCATTAAAAAGTTAGAGTTGCAATTAAATGATTGGTATAATCAAAATTTTAATAATTAG
- a CDS encoding 5'-3' exonuclease: MQKKKHPIIIIDGTLYLYYYYYGLRHFDNNSVTPCSAIWGILKMTSNLLKKYSSSKKIIIVFDSFKKTFRNKLFEKYKNNRPPMPNALYIQIQPLFNILKTIGIKTLAIPGIEADDIIGSLAYQLEEKGEKILIVSHDKDMIQLVTNNINILHKKNNCIITPETIKKKYGIQPKEFIDFLALMGDSSDNIPGVPKIGIKTALYLLSQFSNIRNIYYNIEKIPFLKLRNAKNIAIQLKNNKEIAFLSYQLATIKLDIPIHITSKEMFLKKCSIQNLFNFFKNFKLM, encoded by the coding sequence GTGCAGAAGAAAAAACATCCAATTATTATAATAGATGGAACTCTATATCTATATTATTATTATTATGGATTACGTCATTTTGATAATAACTCAGTTACACCATGTAGTGCTATATGGGGTATATTAAAAATGACAAGTAATCTTTTAAAAAAGTATAGTAGTTCAAAAAAAATTATTATTGTGTTTGATTCTTTTAAAAAAACTTTTAGAAACAAGCTGTTTGAAAAATATAAAAACAATAGACCTCCTATGCCAAATGCACTTTATATTCAAATTCAACCGCTTTTTAATATACTTAAAACGATTGGTATTAAAACACTTGCTATTCCAGGAATAGAAGCAGATGATATTATTGGAAGTTTAGCATATCAACTAGAAGAAAAAGGAGAAAAAATATTAATTGTTAGTCATGACAAAGATATGATACAACTTGTTACTAATAATATTAATATATTGCATAAAAAAAATAATTGTATTATTACTCCGGAGACAATAAAAAAAAAATATGGTATTCAACCTAAAGAATTTATTGATTTTCTAGCTTTAATGGGAGATTCTTCAGATAATATTCCAGGTGTTCCTAAAATTGGTATAAAAACTGCACTTTATTTATTAAGTCAATTTTCTAATATTAGAAACATTTATTATAATATTGAAAAAATACCATTTTTAAAATTACGAAATGCTAAAAATATTGCTATCCAATTAAAAAATAATAAAGAAATAGCTTTTCTATCATATCAATTAGCTACAATAAAATTAGATATTCCTATTCATATAACTTCAAAAGAAATGTTTTTAAAAAAATGTTCCATCCAAAATTTATTTAATTTTTTTAAAAACTTTAAACTTATGTAA
- the mutS gene encoding DNA mismatch repair protein MutS, with the protein MHKKINIDLNLNNHTPMIKQYLSLKSQYPDMLLFYQMGDFYELFYEDAERISKLLKITLTKKGYSNKNIIPMAGIPCHTAEYYLSKLVKLGESIAVCDQVKEDFSKKKLITRKIVRVITPGTITDEAFLEENEDNFIAAIWKENNQFAYAILDISLGFFGVSRHFYPSSLLSEIERTNPKEILYPENFSDVFLIKNRKCIRQRPLFEFDLETAYKLLNLQFKTCSLNGFGIEKSDFIIRPAGCLLQYVKFMHMNVLPHIRNLKNNYMEDNIFMHISTRKSLEITQNISGETKNTLSSILNKTVTSMGSRMLNRWLHSPLKNFKIVRNRHESVKILQLFYKEVQSILRQVNDLERIYSRLALRTASPHDFIRMRATLQILPKLHVILKKIKFKHIKNIRLSIGYFSEILILLNKAISINPSRFIRDGGVIASNYNIHLDKLRDIKISSADFIKKFEQREKNKLMIESFKIRFNNIIGYYIQVHKRHINLIPKHYIRIQTLKNTERYSIPLLKKHEEKVANAETQALSLERKLYEEIFDIIAPFLDRLKDSASALSELDVLTNLSERSISLNYVCPIMTKKYGISLLDSRHPVVECFLNTPFISNSIVLSKNQRMIMITGPNMGGKSTYMRQIALIVIMAWMGSFVPAKFALIGVIDKIFTRIGSADDLSNGYSTFMMEMTEISNILHNATCNSLVLIDELGRGTSTNEGLSLAWSCTQYLIDKIKSMTLLSTHFFELTKMSLTNKYVKNFHFTAFENHSHIAFLYKIKNGVSRKSYGISVASLSGLPDIVIQHAKEKLIDLEKNM; encoded by the coding sequence ATGCACAAAAAAATAAATATTGATCTTAATCTAAATAATCATACACCAATGATAAAACAGTATTTATCTTTAAAATCACAATATCCGGATATGTTATTGTTTTATCAAATGGGGGATTTTTATGAATTGTTTTATGAAGATGCAGAACGTATTTCTAAGCTATTAAAAATTACTTTGACAAAAAAAGGATATTCAAATAAAAATATTATACCAATGGCCGGGATTCCATGTCATACGGCAGAATATTATTTATCAAAACTTGTAAAGTTAGGTGAATCTATTGCAGTATGTGATCAAGTAAAAGAAGATTTTTCTAAAAAAAAATTGATTACACGAAAAATAGTACGTGTCATCACTCCTGGAACGATTACAGATGAAGCTTTTTTAGAAGAAAATGAAGATAATTTTATAGCTGCGATTTGGAAAGAAAATAATCAATTTGCATATGCTATTTTAGATATTTCTTTGGGTTTTTTTGGTGTATCCCGACATTTTTATCCCAGTTCTTTACTTTCAGAAATTGAACGTACGAATCCTAAAGAAATACTGTATCCTGAAAATTTTTCAGATGTTTTTTTGATTAAGAATAGAAAGTGTATTCGTCAACGTCCATTATTTGAATTTGATTTAGAAACTGCATATAAGTTACTCAACTTACAGTTTAAAACTTGTAGTTTAAATGGCTTTGGAATAGAGAAAAGTGACTTTATCATACGCCCTGCTGGATGCTTACTACAATATGTTAAATTCATGCACATGAATGTTTTACCTCATATTCGAAATTTAAAAAATAATTACATGGAAGATAATATTTTCATGCATATTAGTACACGTAAAAGTTTGGAAATTACTCAAAATATTTCAGGTGAAACTAAAAATACCCTTTCTTCTATATTAAATAAAACAGTGACTTCTATGGGAAGTAGAATGTTAAATCGTTGGTTACATTCTCCATTGAAAAATTTTAAAATTGTAAGAAATCGTCATGAAAGTGTAAAAATTTTACAGTTATTTTACAAAGAAGTTCAATCAATTTTGCGTCAAGTAAATGATTTAGAAAGAATTTATTCTCGTTTGGCTTTACGTACTGCTTCACCTCATGATTTTATACGCATGCGTGCTACATTGCAAATTTTACCAAAATTACACGTTATTTTAAAAAAAATAAAATTTAAGCATATTAAAAATATACGTTTATCTATTGGATATTTCAGCGAAATTTTGATTTTATTGAATAAAGCAATTAGTATAAATCCATCTCGATTTATTCGTGATGGAGGTGTAATAGCTTCTAATTATAATATTCATCTTGATAAATTAAGAGATATTAAGATAAGTTCTGCAGATTTTATAAAAAAATTTGAACAACGAGAAAAAAATAAATTAATGATTGAGTCGTTTAAAATTAGATTTAATAACATTATTGGATATTATATTCAAGTTCATAAACGTCATATTAATTTAATTCCTAAGCATTATATTAGAATACAAACATTAAAAAACACAGAACGTTATAGTATTCCATTATTAAAAAAACATGAAGAAAAAGTTGCGAATGCAGAAACACAAGCACTATCTTTAGAAAGAAAATTATATGAAGAAATTTTTGATATTATAGCTCCGTTTTTAGATAGGTTAAAAGATAGTGCATCAGCATTGTCAGAATTAGATGTATTAACAAATTTATCAGAACGTTCTATATCTTTAAATTATGTATGTCCTATTATGACTAAAAAATATGGTATTTCTTTATTAGATAGTCGTCATCCTGTTGTAGAATGTTTTTTAAATACACCTTTTATAAGTAATTCTATTGTTTTATCTAAAAATCAAAGAATGATTATGATCACAGGTCCAAATATGGGTGGAAAAAGTACTTATATGCGTCAAATCGCTCTTATTGTAATAATGGCATGGATGGGTAGTTTCGTTCCAGCTAAATTTGCTTTAATTGGTGTTATTGATAAAATTTTTACGAGAATTGGTTCTGCAGATGATTTAAGTAATGGATATTCAACATTTATGATGGAAATGACAGAAATATCGAACATTCTTCATAATGCAACATGTAATAGTCTAGTTTTAATAGATGAACTAGGTAGAGGTACTTCAACAAATGAAGGATTATCTTTAGCGTGGTCGTGTACGCAATATTTAATCGATAAAATTAAATCTATGACATTATTGTCCACTCATTTTTTTGAATTGACAAAAATGTCATTGACAAATAAATATGTAAAAAATTTTCATTTTACTGCTTTTGAAAATCATTCACATATAGCTTTTTTATATAAAATTAAAAATGGAGTATCAAGAAAAAGTTATGGTATATCTGTAGCTTCATTGTCTGGATTGCCTGATATTGTCATACAACATGCAAAAGAAAAATTAATAGATCTGGAAAAAAATATGTAA
- a CDS encoding assimilatory sulfite reductase (NADPH) flavoprotein subunit has translation MKNQNMFDILLPLSSEQLNNLKKLENTCSNIQCAWLSGYFWKIANQLPDLPSLQINQNNSEQRITIISASQTGNAKLLSERLYEYLKNNNKNVNLINALDYKFKKIQDEKILILIISTQGEGEPPEEAFSLYKFLMSKKAPQLKNLYYSIFGLGDTSYNFFCQAGKDFDKRLQELGGKSLLNRFDSDIEYENDYIKWSKELLASINKYISNNNVSFASSKHEIHPLTKHSVYNKNNPATAIISINQKITGRNSNKDIRHIEIDIRNLNIHYKPGDALGVWYKNDTNLVKKILELTSIKEFNKITISNNTITIFDALKNHFELTNNTKNIVKKYAFLTKNKFLKNIISNEIYFQNYVLETPLSKMFYDHPFKISSEELIDLLRPLTPRLYSISSSQDENDEEIHITVGVVKKVISGHVYLGGASGYLSQSLKPDDTIKIFIEKNNNFRLPIDQNTPIIMIGSGTGIAPFRAFMQQRDNDGSKGKNWIFFGNPCFTEDFLYQIEWQQYMKKGLLTKMSLAWSQDQEYKVYIQDKIKENSKEVWSWIQDGAQIYVCGNASKMAKDVEKALLDVISKNTGMNLEYADEFLNNLRLNQRYKRDVY, from the coding sequence ATGAAAAATCAAAATATGTTTGATATTTTACTTCCCTTAAGTTCAGAACAATTAAATAATTTAAAAAAACTTGAAAATACATGTTCAAATATTCAATGTGCTTGGTTGTCAGGTTATTTTTGGAAAATTGCAAATCAGTTACCTGATTTACCTTCTCTTCAAATAAATCAAAATAATTCAGAACAACGTATTACTATTATATCCGCTTCTCAAACTGGTAATGCAAAGTTATTATCTGAACGTCTGTATGAATATTTAAAAAATAACAATAAAAATGTTAATTTAATTAATGCTCTTGATTATAAATTTAAAAAGATACAAGATGAAAAAATATTAATTTTAATTATTTCAACTCAAGGAGAAGGTGAACCTCCGGAAGAAGCATTTTCTTTATATAAATTTTTAATGTCAAAAAAAGCTCCACAATTAAAAAATTTGTATTATAGTATTTTTGGTCTTGGAGATACATCTTATAATTTTTTTTGTCAAGCAGGTAAAGATTTTGATAAACGATTACAAGAGTTAGGAGGAAAATCTTTACTTAACCGATTTGATTCTGATATTGAATATGAAAATGATTATATTAAATGGTCTAAAGAATTACTGGCATCAATTAATAAATATATTTCAAATAATAATGTTTCTTTTGCATCTTCAAAACATGAAATTCATCCTTTAACTAAACATTCTGTTTATAATAAAAACAATCCTGCTACGGCTATTATATCAATAAATCAAAAAATTACTGGTCGCAATTCTAATAAAGATATTCGTCATATCGAAATTGATATCCGTAATTTAAATATTCACTATAAACCAGGTGATGCTCTTGGTGTTTGGTATAAAAATGATACTAATTTAGTGAAGAAAATACTAGAATTAACTTCTATTAAAGAATTTAATAAAATTACAATTAGTAATAATACTATCACTATTTTTGACGCTTTAAAAAATCATTTTGAATTAACTAATAATACTAAAAATATTGTGAAAAAGTACGCGTTTCTTACAAAAAATAAATTTTTAAAAAATATTATTTCTAACGAGATTTATTTTCAAAATTATGTTCTTGAAACTCCTTTATCTAAAATGTTTTATGATCATCCATTCAAAATATCTTCAGAAGAATTAATCGATTTATTACGTCCATTAACACCTAGATTATATTCTATTTCTTCGTCTCAAGATGAAAATGATGAAGAAATTCATATTACAGTTGGAGTGGTAAAAAAAGTAATTTCTGGTCATGTGTATTTAGGAGGTGCTTCTGGTTATCTTTCACAGTCTCTAAAACCAGACGATACAATAAAAATTTTTATTGAAAAAAACAATAATTTTCGTTTACCTATAGATCAGAATACACCGATTATTATGATTGGTTCAGGTACAGGTATTGCTCCGTTTCGCGCTTTTATGCAACAAAGAGACAATGATGGATCTAAAGGTAAAAATTGGATTTTTTTTGGAAATCCTTGTTTTACTGAAGATTTTTTATATCAAATAGAATGGCAACAATATATGAAAAAAGGACTTCTTACTAAAATGAGTTTGGCTTGGTCACAAGATCAAGAATATAAGGTATATATACAAGATAAAATTAAAGAAAATAGTAAAGAAGTATGGTCTTGGATACAAGATGGAGCTCAAATATACGTTTGCGGAAATGCTTCTAAAATGGCAAAAGATGTGGAAAAAGCATTATTAGATGTTATTAGTAAAAATACAGGTATGAATCTTGAGTATGCTGATGAATTTTTAAATAATTTACGTTTAAATCAACGTTATAAAAGAGATGTATATTAA
- the gmk gene encoding guanylate kinase: protein MSRGILFIISAPSGTGKSSLIQEILKLKSVYNSQVSISHTTRMIRPGELHGKDYYFISKKEFQRMIKKDSFLEYAKVFNNYYGTSRQFIEKMLFSGIDVFLDIDWQGAKQIRYKMPESKSIFLLPPSKDTLYKRLKSRGQDSETVISKRMEKAVDEMQHYSEYDYLIINDDFKKSIKHLKTIISAEHLCLMHQKNKFHILISNLLER, encoded by the coding sequence ATGTCTCGAGGTATTCTTTTTATTATTTCAGCACCAAGTGGAACAGGAAAATCAAGTTTAATTCAAGAAATATTAAAATTAAAGTCTGTCTATAATAGTCAGGTATCTATTTCTCATACTACTCGAATGATACGGCCTGGTGAATTACATGGAAAAGATTATTATTTCATATCAAAAAAAGAGTTTCAGAGAATGATCAAAAAAGATTCTTTTTTAGAATATGCTAAAGTTTTTAATAATTATTATGGAACTTCACGTCAATTTATTGAAAAAATGTTATTTTCTGGAATTGATGTTTTTCTCGATATTGACTGGCAAGGGGCCAAGCAAATTCGATATAAAATGCCTGAATCAAAAAGTATTTTTTTGTTACCACCATCTAAAGATACGTTATATAAAAGGTTAAAATCAAGAGGACAAGACAGCGAAACAGTAATTTCAAAAAGAATGGAAAAAGCAGTAGATGAAATGCAACATTATTCAGAATATGATTATTTGATCATTAATGATGATTTTAAAAAATCGATAAAGCATTTAAAAACTATTATTTCTGCTGAGCATTTATGTCTAATGCACCAAAAAAATAAATTTCATATATTAATTTCTAATTTATTAGAACGTTAA
- the typA gene encoding translational GTPase TypA, which produces MHQNIRNIAIIAHVDHGKTTLLDKLLQQSGTFQDHEEKTERVMDSNALEKERGITILSKNTSIKWDNYKINIVDTPGHADFGGEVERVMSMVDSVLLVVDALDGPMPQTRFVTKKAFKYGLNPIVVINKIDRVHARPDWVVDQVFDLFVNLDANDQQLDFPIIYTSAVLGTSGTDYLHMKDNMIPLYEAIIQHAPAPNVDPNEKFQMQISQLDYNNYLGVIGIGRIKQGFIKPNDQITIVDNNGKKRNGKISKVLNYFGLKRIEIDKGEAGDIIAITGINQLNISDTICHPENLKPLPELSIDEPTVNMFFSVNTSPFSGQEGKYITSRQILDRLKKEQIHNVALQINETEDANIFSVSGRGELHLSILIENMRREGFELEVSRPKIIFRETDGIKKEPFENVTLDIEEKHQGNVMQFIGVRKGELKNMTMDSKGRVRLDYILSSRALIGFRTEFMSITSGTGLCYSSFNKYDEAQKNDIGQRKNGVLVSNNTGVAVGFSLFNLQERGKLFIGHGTKVYEGQIIGLHNRTNDLTVNCLTGKKLTNMRASGTDEAIVLTTPIILTLEESLGFINDDELVEVTPCSIRLRKRYLKENERKKANRNKNI; this is translated from the coding sequence ATGCATCAAAACATAAGAAATATTGCTATTATAGCACATGTAGATCACGGAAAAACTACATTACTTGATAAACTATTGCAACAATCAGGAACATTCCAAGATCATGAAGAAAAGACTGAAAGAGTTATGGACTCGAATGCTTTGGAAAAAGAACGAGGTATTACAATTTTATCTAAAAATACTTCTATAAAATGGGATAATTATAAAATAAATATAGTCGATACCCCTGGACATGCTGATTTTGGTGGTGAAGTCGAACGTGTAATGTCTATGGTAGATTCAGTGTTACTAGTGGTAGATGCATTAGATGGACCAATGCCACAAACACGATTTGTAACTAAAAAAGCATTTAAGTATGGCTTAAATCCTATTGTTGTAATAAATAAAATTGATAGAGTACATGCTCGTCCTGATTGGGTAGTAGACCAAGTTTTTGATCTTTTTGTTAATCTGGATGCTAATGATCAACAACTTGATTTTCCTATTATATATACTTCTGCTGTTCTTGGTACTTCAGGAACAGATTATCTTCATATGAAAGATAATATGATTCCATTATATGAAGCCATAATACAACATGCTCCAGCTCCTAATGTTGATCCTAACGAAAAATTTCAAATGCAAATTTCGCAACTAGATTATAATAATTATTTAGGAGTAATAGGAATTGGTCGTATTAAACAAGGATTTATCAAACCAAACGATCAAATAACTATTGTTGATAATAATGGAAAAAAACGTAATGGAAAAATTAGTAAAGTTTTAAATTACTTCGGATTAAAAAGAATAGAAATTGATAAAGGAGAAGCAGGAGATATTATTGCTATTACAGGGATTAATCAATTAAATATTTCTGATACTATTTGTCATCCTGAAAATTTAAAACCCCTGCCAGAATTAAGTATTGATGAACCTACTGTTAACATGTTTTTTTCTGTTAATACTTCACCTTTTTCAGGACAAGAAGGTAAATATATCACATCTCGTCAAATTTTAGATCGATTAAAAAAAGAACAAATTCACAATGTGGCTTTACAAATTAATGAAACAGAAGACGCAAATATTTTTTCTGTATCTGGACGCGGTGAATTACATTTATCTATATTAATTGAAAATATGCGTCGTGAAGGATTTGAATTAGAAGTATCTCGTCCTAAAATAATTTTTCGTGAGACAGATGGAATCAAAAAAGAACCTTTTGAAAACGTCACTTTAGATATTGAAGAAAAACATCAAGGAAATGTTATGCAGTTTATAGGAGTAAGAAAAGGTGAATTAAAAAATATGACTATGGACTCAAAGGGAAGAGTTCGTCTTGATTATATATTATCTAGTAGAGCGTTAATTGGTTTTCGAACAGAATTTATGAGTATTACTTCTGGAACAGGATTATGTTATTCGTCTTTCAATAAGTATGATGAAGCTCAAAAGAACGATATTGGACAGAGAAAAAATGGAGTTCTAGTATCTAATAATACGGGTGTAGCAGTTGGTTTTTCTTTATTTAATTTACAAGAAAGAGGAAAATTATTCATAGGACATGGTACAAAAGTATATGAAGGACAAATAATAGGGCTTCATAATCGAACTAATGACTTAACAGTAAATTGTTTGACCGGTAAAAAATTAACAAATATGAGAGCTTCTGGAACTGATGAAGCAATAGTTCTTACGACTCCTATTATTTTAACTCTAGAAGAATCATTAGGATTTATTAATGATGATGAACTTGTAGAAGTAACACCTTGTTCCATACGTTTACGTAAACGTTATTTGAAAGAAAATGAAAGAAAAAAAGCTAATCGTAATAAAAACATTTAA
- a CDS encoding DsbA family protein has protein sequence MKKIFIILWSIFLSYNAIAHEFNNRKEYTVKNKNMTHVPYVMEFFSFFCPYCYELEKTYNINQLIKKNIHQNIKIQKYHVNFLGGKFSYILTKSWIIAQQIGIEEKIVLPLFKGIQETHTIKDIDSIKKLFQKEAGINQNQFNNFWNSITINILVQKKNQCVAKSHLDYVPIMIINGKYVINYSTLEKKFKKNFSEKYIKLIKFLINKDRNNSI, from the coding sequence ATGAAAAAAATATTTATTATTTTATGGAGTATCTTTTTATCCTATAATGCTATAGCTCATGAATTTAATAATAGAAAAGAATACACTGTTAAAAATAAAAATATGACTCATGTTCCTTATGTAATGGAATTTTTTTCATTTTTTTGTCCATATTGCTATGAATTAGAAAAAACATACAACATAAATCAATTAATAAAAAAAAATATCCATCAAAATATTAAAATACAAAAATATCATGTTAATTTTTTAGGAGGAAAATTTAGTTATATTTTAACAAAATCTTGGATAATAGCACAACAAATAGGAATTGAAGAAAAAATTGTACTACCTCTTTTTAAAGGTATTCAAGAAACTCATACAATTAAAGATATAGATAGTATAAAAAAATTGTTTCAAAAAGAAGCTGGAATTAATCAAAATCAATTCAATAATTTTTGGAATAGTATAACTATAAATATACTAGTACAAAAAAAAAACCAATGTGTAGCTAAATCTCATTTAGATTATGTTCCCATAATGATTATTAATGGAAAATATGTCATTAACTATTCTACATTAGAAAAAAAATTTAAAAAAAATTTTTCTGAAAAATACATTAAACTTATTAAGTTTTTAATTAATAAAGACAGAAATAATAGTATATAA
- the ygfZ gene encoding tRNA-modifying protein YgfZ, producing MSSFIKFQNIVYPSNELSLTMILLEEWSLIYIEGPDSKKYLQNQLTIDMNLLFQAHHTLCAHCNFNGKVWSTMRLFHYDKGYAYIQRKSISNMQVKELKKYSIFSKIKIIELKNIYLIGIAGLNSRLFLLKFFIKIPDKNCPVVYENKKVVLWFSEPSERFLLILNLSDFLFFKEKINEKIFLNNSEQWLLLDIEAGFPVIDINTSKKFTPQAINLDKLKAISFQKGCYYGQETIARIFFKNLNKRFLCCLTGTGNISPEIGSIIETKVEHKWYKIGFLLSLVKIKSEEIWIQAVLSQSIDVNNIFRIYGFENIFLIKN from the coding sequence ATGTCATCTTTTATAAAGTTTCAAAATATTGTTTATCCTTCAAATGAACTATCATTAACAATGATATTATTAGAAGAGTGGTCTCTTATTTATATAGAGGGTCCAGATAGTAAAAAATACCTTCAAAATCAATTGACAATTGATATGAATTTATTGTTTCAAGCACATCACACACTTTGTGCTCATTGTAACTTTAATGGAAAGGTATGGAGTACTATGCGTTTATTTCATTATGATAAAGGATACGCTTACATTCAAAGAAAAAGTATATCTAATATGCAAGTCAAAGAATTAAAAAAGTATTCTATTTTTTCAAAAATAAAAATAATTGAATTAAAGAATATTTATTTAATAGGAATTGCAGGATTAAATTCTAGATTGTTTTTATTAAAATTTTTCATTAAAATACCAGATAAAAATTGTCCAGTAGTTTATGAAAATAAAAAAGTAGTATTATGGTTTTCAGAACCATCAGAAAGATTTTTATTAATTTTGAATTTATCAGATTTTTTATTTTTTAAAGAAAAAATTAATGAAAAAATTTTTTTAAATAATAGCGAACAGTGGTTGCTATTAGATATTGAGGCCGGATTTCCTGTGATTGACATAAACACTTCTAAGAAATTTACACCTCAAGCAATCAATTTAGATAAGCTTAAAGCTATAAGTTTTCAAAAAGGATGTTATTATGGACAAGAAACTATAGCACGAATATTTTTTAAAAATTTAAATAAACGTTTTTTATGTTGTTTAACTGGTACAGGTAATATTTCTCCTGAAATAGGTTCTATTATTGAAACTAAGGTAGAGCATAAATGGTATAAAATTGGTTTTTTATTATCTTTAGTGAAAATCAAATCAGAAGAGATTTGGATACAAGCAGTATTATCTCAATCTATAGATGTAAATAATATATTTAGAATATATGGATTTGAAAACATATTTTTAATAAAAAATTAA